The Gordonia sp. KTR9 genome contains a region encoding:
- a CDS encoding membrane protein, producing MASPTDVGDTGGGADGRTGRRTDDDVATAGGVSAGTGRRLRAATTAFFGPLSSSPAGLRSYRWWLDALVVFLVIRAVGILVLARFADLRGTTLGDSLAVWDGQWMIAIATHGYDGVPYALTDARGLHTADTAYAFFPGYPYLVGLIAKLPGLSPFGAAVTVNLILGCVAAVGAARLGMVCARLMARRSPIGPAPERGTGLFLVALFAATPMSIVLNMAYTEALFCALAVWALVGVLEKRWLLAGTVAAICGLCRPTAAVLIGVVMLAAVVFLWQARGTAVPRGVRVRAIVAIVISPLGYLAYLSVVWAHTGSPTGWFRIQTDGWDTQFDWGAAAFHFVNEMLVHSAEIAPVATSWIVLSTLVMLGVAVWSRMPWPVLLYGSLLVAQIVLSSGLMMSRPRLLLPAFVLLIPLAMALARMRPVAAGLVVVPIVVGSSWFGAHMLTVFPHAM from the coding sequence GTGGCCTCCCCTACCGACGTCGGCGATACCGGAGGCGGCGCCGATGGTCGGACCGGACGCCGCACCGACGACGACGTGGCGACAGCCGGAGGCGTGTCCGCCGGGACGGGTCGTCGGCTGAGGGCGGCGACCACCGCGTTCTTCGGTCCGCTGAGCTCGTCGCCCGCCGGACTCCGTAGCTATCGCTGGTGGCTCGACGCACTGGTCGTCTTCCTCGTCATCCGGGCCGTCGGCATCCTGGTCCTGGCCCGGTTCGCCGACCTCCGGGGCACCACGCTGGGCGATTCCCTGGCGGTGTGGGACGGGCAGTGGATGATCGCGATCGCGACCCACGGCTACGACGGCGTGCCCTACGCCCTGACGGACGCACGGGGTCTGCACACGGCCGACACCGCGTACGCGTTCTTTCCGGGCTACCCGTATCTGGTCGGTCTGATAGCGAAGTTGCCGGGCCTGAGCCCCTTCGGTGCCGCGGTCACGGTGAACCTGATCCTCGGGTGCGTGGCCGCGGTCGGCGCGGCACGCCTGGGCATGGTGTGCGCGCGGCTCATGGCGCGCCGGTCACCGATCGGCCCGGCGCCCGAGCGCGGAACCGGTTTGTTCCTGGTGGCGCTCTTCGCGGCGACGCCGATGTCGATCGTGCTGAACATGGCCTACACCGAGGCCCTGTTCTGTGCGCTCGCGGTGTGGGCGCTGGTCGGGGTGCTGGAGAAACGCTGGCTCCTCGCCGGCACCGTGGCGGCGATCTGCGGGCTGTGCCGGCCGACGGCAGCGGTCCTGATCGGGGTCGTGATGCTCGCGGCCGTGGTGTTCCTGTGGCAGGCACGCGGGACCGCCGTGCCGAGAGGCGTGCGGGTCCGCGCGATCGTCGCCATCGTGATCAGCCCACTCGGCTACCTCGCCTACCTGAGTGTGGTGTGGGCGCACACCGGATCACCGACCGGGTGGTTCCGGATCCAGACCGACGGTTGGGACACCCAATTCGACTGGGGCGCGGCCGCGTTCCACTTCGTCAACGAGATGCTCGTGCATTCGGCGGAGATCGCACCGGTGGCCACATCGTGGATCGTCCTGAGCACGCTGGTGATGCTGGGCGTCGCGGTGTGGTCTCGGATGCCGTGGCCGGTCCTGCTGTACGGTTCGCTGCTCGTCGCGCAGATCGTGCTGTCGAGCGGGCTGATGATGAGCCGGCCGCGACTGCTCCTACCCGCGTTCGTCTTGCTGATCCCACTGGCGATG
- a CDS encoding aspartate kinase, translated as MALVVQKYGGSSVATAERIRRVAERIVETKKQGNDVVVVVSAMGDTTDELLDLAQQVNPAPPAREMDMLLTSGERISNSLVAMAISSMGAQAQSFTGSQAGVITTSSHGKAKIIDVTPGRVRSALDEGKIVLVAGFQGVSQDTKDVTTLGRGGSDTTAVALAAALEADVCEIYTDVDGVYSADPRIVPDARRLDTVSFEEMLELAACGAKVLMLRCVEYARRYNVPVHVRSSYSTKPGTVVTGSMEDIPVEEAILTGVAHDRSEAKITVVGLDDKPGYAARVFRAVADAEINIDMVLQNVSKVDTGKTDITFTLPRELGPLGVEKLTKLQEEIGFTDLLYDDHIGKVSLVGAGMKSHPGVTATFCEALSEAGVNIELISTSEIRISVLCRDTELDDAVRALHAAFDLGGEEEAVVYAGTGR; from the coding sequence GTGGCCCTCGTGGTGCAGAAGTACGGCGGATCCTCGGTCGCAACGGCCGAACGCATCCGTCGCGTCGCCGAGCGCATCGTCGAGACCAAGAAGCAGGGCAACGACGTCGTCGTGGTCGTGTCGGCGATGGGCGACACCACCGACGAACTGCTCGACCTCGCCCAGCAGGTCAATCCGGCGCCACCGGCCCGCGAGATGGACATGCTGCTGACCTCCGGTGAGCGCATCTCGAACTCACTGGTGGCCATGGCGATCAGCTCGATGGGCGCGCAGGCGCAGTCGTTCACCGGTTCCCAGGCCGGCGTGATCACGACGAGCAGCCATGGCAAGGCCAAGATCATCGACGTCACGCCCGGACGTGTCCGCAGCGCCCTCGACGAGGGCAAGATCGTGCTGGTCGCCGGCTTCCAGGGCGTCTCGCAGGACACCAAGGACGTCACGACGCTGGGCCGTGGTGGCTCCGACACCACCGCGGTCGCGCTCGCGGCGGCGCTCGAGGCCGACGTCTGCGAGATCTACACCGACGTCGACGGCGTCTACTCGGCGGACCCGCGCATCGTGCCCGACGCCCGGCGCCTCGACACCGTCAGTTTCGAGGAGATGCTCGAACTGGCCGCCTGTGGTGCCAAGGTGCTGATGCTGCGCTGCGTCGAATACGCCCGCCGCTACAACGTTCCCGTTCACGTGCGCTCGTCGTACTCGACCAAACCCGGCACCGTGGTGACCGGATCGATGGAGGACATCCCCGTGGAAGAAGCCATTCTCACCGGCGTCGCACATGACCGCAGCGAGGCCAAGATCACCGTCGTCGGACTCGACGACAAGCCCGGTTACGCGGCGCGGGTGTTCCGCGCCGTCGCCGACGCCGAGATCAACATCGACATGGTGCTCCAGAACGTCTCGAAGGTCGACACCGGCAAGACCGACATCACCTTCACCCTCCCGCGTGAGCTCGGACCGCTCGGGGTGGAGAAGCTCACCAAGCTCCAGGAGGAGATCGGCTTCACCGACCTGCTCTACGACGATCACATCGGCAAGGTGTCGCTCGTCGGCGCGGGTATGAAGTCGCACCCCGGCGTCACGGCCACGTTCTGTGAGGCCCTGAGCGAGGCCGGCGTCAACATCGAGCTGATCTCCACCTCGGAGATCCGCATCTCGGTGCTGTGCCGCGACACCGAACTCGACGACGCGGTGCGCGCGCTGCACGCCGCCTTCGATCTCGGCGGCGAAGAAGAAGCCGTCGTCTACGCCGGAACGGGGCGATGA
- a CDS encoding aspartate-semialdehyde dehydrogenase, with amino-acid sequence MGVRIGVVGATGQVGAVMRTLLAERNFPADEVRFFASSRSAGKKLPWGDGEIVVEDASTADPSGLDIALFSAGATMSREQAPRFAEAGVTVIDNSSAWRKDPDVPLVVSEVNGELAKNPPKGIIANPNCTTMAAMPVLKPLHDEAGLQRLIVSSYQAVSGSGLAGVEELAGQVRAVADDAEKLVHDGSAVDFPAPNKYVAPIAFNVIALAGSLVDDGSGETDEDQKLRNESRKILGLPELLVSGTCVRVPVFTGHSLSINAEFANPLSVARAQEILSAAAGVELTDVPTPLAAAGRDASLVGRIRQDPGVPEGRGLALFVSGDNLRKGAALNTIQIAELLV; translated from the coding sequence ATGGGTGTACGTATCGGAGTCGTGGGTGCGACCGGTCAGGTCGGCGCCGTCATGCGAACCCTGTTGGCGGAGCGCAACTTCCCCGCCGACGAGGTGCGGTTCTTCGCATCGTCGCGCTCGGCGGGCAAGAAGCTGCCCTGGGGCGACGGCGAGATCGTCGTCGAGGACGCCTCGACGGCGGACCCGTCCGGGCTCGACATCGCCCTCTTCTCGGCGGGCGCCACGATGTCGCGCGAGCAGGCACCCCGGTTCGCCGAGGCGGGCGTGACCGTCATCGACAACTCCTCGGCGTGGCGTAAGGACCCCGATGTGCCACTGGTGGTCTCGGAGGTCAACGGCGAGCTGGCGAAGAACCCGCCGAAGGGCATCATCGCCAACCCGAACTGCACCACCATGGCCGCCATGCCGGTGCTCAAGCCGCTGCACGACGAGGCCGGCCTGCAGCGCCTCATCGTCTCCAGCTACCAGGCCGTCTCGGGCAGCGGGCTCGCCGGCGTGGAGGAACTCGCCGGCCAGGTGCGGGCGGTCGCCGACGATGCCGAGAAGCTCGTCCACGACGGTTCGGCAGTGGACTTCCCCGCCCCGAACAAGTACGTCGCCCCGATCGCGTTCAACGTCATCGCGCTCGCCGGGTCGCTCGTCGACGACGGGTCGGGCGAGACCGACGAGGATCAGAAGCTGCGCAACGAGTCGCGCAAGATCCTCGGTCTCCCCGAGTTGCTCGTCAGCGGAACCTGCGTGCGCGTGCCGGTCTTCACGGGTCACTCCCTGTCGATCAACGCCGAGTTCGCGAACCCGCTGTCGGTGGCCCGGGCACAGGAGATCCTCTCTGCGGCAGCCGGTGTGGAGCTCACCGACGTGCCGACGCCGCTCGCCGCAGCGGGCCGGGATGCCTCGCTGGTCGGCCGGATCCGGCAGGACCCGGGTGTTCCCGAGGGGCGCGGCCTCGCGCTGTTCGTCTCGGGGGACAACCTCCGAAAGGGTGCCGCCCTCAACACGATCCAGATCGCCGAACTGCTCGTCTAG
- a CDS encoding FadR/GntR family transcriptional regulator: protein MSQGTRNAGERHDGILAAIGRRIVSGAQPAGSVLTLESISAEHGVSRTVSREVIRVLESMGLVESRRRVGITIQPRVRWSVFDPRLIRWRLDGADRAEFLATLSELRRGFEPVAAALAAERADEHHCRILAAAVSDMSVHGRDGDLESYLLADKVFHRTLLEASGNEMFRSLTGVVNEILAGRTHHGMMPATPNPAAIALHDDVARAIRLRDPEVAEASMRAIITEAAAAVSEENGPPPG, encoded by the coding sequence GTGAGTCAGGGCACACGGAACGCGGGCGAGCGGCACGATGGGATCCTCGCCGCCATCGGTAGACGCATCGTCTCGGGAGCACAGCCGGCCGGGAGCGTACTGACCCTCGAGTCCATCAGCGCCGAACACGGCGTCTCCCGGACGGTGTCACGCGAGGTGATCCGAGTTCTCGAGTCGATGGGGCTCGTCGAGTCCAGACGGCGCGTCGGCATCACCATCCAGCCGCGGGTCCGCTGGAGCGTGTTCGACCCCCGGCTGATCCGGTGGCGCCTCGACGGCGCCGACCGCGCCGAGTTCCTGGCGACCCTGTCGGAGTTGCGGCGAGGCTTCGAACCGGTGGCGGCGGCACTGGCGGCCGAACGGGCCGACGAACATCATTGCCGCATTCTCGCGGCGGCGGTGTCGGACATGTCGGTACACGGACGCGACGGCGACCTGGAGTCGTACCTGTTGGCCGACAAGGTCTTCCACCGAACGCTGCTCGAGGCGAGCGGCAACGAGATGTTCCGCTCACTCACAGGTGTGGTGAACGAGATCCTGGCCGGACGCACCCATCACGGGATGATGCCGGCGACCCCCAACCCGGCCGCCATCGCGCTGCACGACGACGTGGCCAGAGCAATACGCCTCCGCGACCCGGAGGTCGCGGAGGCGTCGATGCGAGCGATCATCACCGAGGCGGCGGCGGCCGTCTCCGAGGAGAACGGTCCGCCACCCGGCTGA